The proteins below are encoded in one region of Archocentrus centrarchus isolate MPI-CPG fArcCen1 chromosome 13, fArcCen1, whole genome shotgun sequence:
- the picalmb gene encoding phosphatidylinositol binding clathrin assembly protein b isoform X3, with protein MSGQSITDRITAAQHSVTGSAVSKTVCKATTHEIMGPKKKHLDYLIHCTNEMNVNIPQLADSLFERTTNTSWVVVFKSLITTHHLMVYGNERFVQYLASRNTLFNLSNFLDKSGLQGYDMSTFIRRYSRYLNEKAVSYRQVAFDFTKVKRGVDGVMRTMNTEKLLKTIPIIQNQMDALLDFNVNANELTNGVINAAFMLLFKDSIRLFAAYNEGIINLLEKYFDMKKTQCKEGLDIYKKFLTRMTRISEFLKVAEQVGIDRGDIPDLSQFTVCAPSSLLEALEQHLASLEGKKVKDSTAASRASTLSNAVSSLASTGMSFTKVDEREKQAALEEEQARLKALKEQRLKELSKRPSFATTDTSPISTTGGTISTAPAIDLFSTPSCSNGAVKMESDLFDLQSTFQPSMQSGTTGLPAATAWADPFTSTEAGDDSMPNLNPFLSKLVVDATHLPVVSSDGVSFSSRTSGHEMFGDHYNPFIDTNSSVSTNYKRTVRIEHSISDSFCGPVSIAQHLPHQAPFPTEPSSVAGLFRGYSTPQAPPQPSAGGLQVDFESVFGAKATGSSSLNSDDITGGILKPTLAGSNQPSNQQPEKLVSDDLDSSLANLVGNLGIGNGTMKNDIHWSQPGEKRMTGGTNWQPKAAPTTTWNPVSMPPSVMAFPATTPTGMMGYGMPPQMGSMGMMNPPTMMYSQPVMRPPNPFSSVSSAQMQFM; from the exons ATTTGATCCACTGCACCAACGAGATGAACGTGAACATTCCCCAACTGGCTGACTCGCTGTTTGAGAGGACCACCAACACCAGCTGGGTGGTTGTGTTTAAGTCTCTCATCACTACACACCACCTCATGGTCTATGGCAATGAG CGTTTTGTCCAGTATTTGGCTTCAAGGAACACACTTTTCAACCTCAGTAACTTTTTGGACAAAAGTGGGTTGCAAG GCTATGACATGTCTACGTTCATCCGGAGGTATAGTCGATACCTGAACGAGAAGGCCGTTTCATACAGACAGGTTGCCTTTGACTTCACAAAAGTTAAACGCGG AGTGGACGGCGTAATGAGGACCATGAATACAGAGAAGCTGCTCAAGACTATCCCCATTATTCAGAACCAGATGGACGCCCTTCTCGATTTCAAT GTCAATGCCAACGAGCTGACTAATGGAGTCATCAATGCAGCCTTCATGCTGCTCTTCAAAGACTCCATTCGGCTCTTTGCTGCTTATAATGAAGGCATTATCAACCTGCTCG AGAAATATTTTGACATGAAGAAGACTCAGTGTAAAGAAGGTCTGGACATCTACAAGAAGTTTCTCACTCGAATGACCCGGATATCAGAATTCCTCAAAGTAGCAGAG CAGGTGGGAATCGATCGAGGAGACATTCCAGACCTTTCACAG TTCACAGTTTGT GCTCCTAGTAGCCTTCTCGAAGCTCTAGAGCAACACTTGGCCTCTTTAGAGGGCAAGAAGGTCAAAGACTCCACTGCAGCCAGCAG GGCCAGCACTCTGTCCAATGCTGTGTCATCACTGGCCAGCACAGGGATGTCTTTCACTAAAGTCGATGAGCGGGAGAAGCAGGCAGCTCTCGAAGAGGAACAGGCTCGACTCAAAGCTCTCAAG GAACAAAGGCTTAAAGAGCTCTCCAAGAGGCCTTCATTTGCCACCACTGATACATCACCGATCTCCACCACTGGGGGCACTATCAGCACAGCACCAGCCATTGATCTCTTCTCTACACCCAGCTGCTCCAATGG TGCAGTGAAGATGGAGAGCGACCTTTTTGACCTGCAGTCTACTTTTCAGCCCTCCATGCAATCAGGCACCACAGGGCTTCCAGCGGCAACAGCATGGGCAG ATCCTTTCACGTCTACTGAAGCTGGAGATGATTCCATGCCAAACCTTAACCCTTTCCTCTCAAAACTCGTTGTCGATGCCACTCACTTACCTGTCGTGTCTTCAGACGGTGTTAGCTTTTCCTCTAGGACATCTGGTCATGAAATGTTTGGTG ATCATTACAATCCCTTTATTGACACAAACTCATCCGTTTCAACCAATTACAAACGCACAGTGCGGATAGAACACTCCATCTCAG ACTCCTTCTGTGGTCCAGTGTCCATTGCCCAGCACCTCCCACATCAGGCTCCTTTCCCCACTGAGCCCTCTTCTGTAGCAGGTCTATTCAGAG GATACTCAACGCCACAGGCCCCTCCACAGCCATCGGCGGGGGGACTCCAAGTGGACTTTGAGTCCGTTTTTGGAGCCAAAGCAACAGGCAGCAGTAGCCTCAATTCTGATG ATATTACCGGAGGCATCCTGAAGCCAACTCTTGCCGGCTCCAACCAGCCATCCAATCAGCAGCCAGAGAAGCTAGTGTCAGATGACCTTGACTCCTCCCTGGCCAACCTTGTGGGCA ACCTTGGCATTGGAAACGGTACGATGAAAAA TGACATCCACTGGAGCCAGCCAGGGGAGAAGAGGATGACCGGCGGCACCAACTGGCAGCCCAAGGCGGCGCCCACTACGACCTGGAACCCTGTCTCCATG CCTCCGTCTGTCATGGCCTTCCCTGCCACCACACCCACAGGCATGATGGGATATGGCATG CCTCCGCAAATGGGCTCTATGGGGATGATGAATCCACCCACCATGATGTACAGCCAGCCGGTCATGAGGCCACCCAACCCATTTAGTTCTGTGTCTAGTGCTCAG ATGCAGTTCATGTAA
- the picalmb gene encoding phosphatidylinositol binding clathrin assembly protein b isoform X2, producing MSGQSITDRITAAQHSVTGSAVSKTVCKATTHEIMGPKKKHLDYLIHCTNEMNVNIPQLADSLFERTTNTSWVVVFKSLITTHHLMVYGNERFVQYLASRNTLFNLSNFLDKSGLQGYDMSTFIRRYSRYLNEKAVSYRQVAFDFTKVKRGVDGVMRTMNTEKLLKTIPIIQNQMDALLDFNVNANELTNGVINAAFMLLFKDSIRLFAAYNEGIINLLEKYFDMKKTQCKEGLDIYKKFLTRMTRISEFLKVAEQVGIDRGDIPDLSQAPSSLLEALEQHLASLEGKKVKDSTAASRASTLSNAVSSLASTGMSFTKVDEREKQAALEEEQARLKALKEQRLKELSKRPSFATTDTSPISTTGGTISTAPAIDLFSTPSCSNGAVKMESDLFDLQSTFQPSMQSGTTGLPAATAWADPFTSTEAGDDSMPNLNPFLSKLVVDATHLPVVSSDGVSFSSRTSGHEMFGDHYNPFIDTNSSVSTNYKRTVRIEHSISDSFCGPVSIAQHLPHQAPFPTEPSSVAGLFRGYSTPQAPPQPSAGGLQVDFESVFGAKATGSSSLNSDDITGGILKPTLAGSNQPSNQQPEKLVSDDLDSSLANLVGNLGIGNGTMKNDIHWSQPGEKRMTGGTNWQPKAAPTTTWNPVSMPPSVMAFPATTPTGMMGYGMPPQMGSMGMMNPPTMMYSQPVMRPPNPFSSVSSAQPSAASSPSSQSPLRAPGQDPFAHLSLKDFL from the exons ATTTGATCCACTGCACCAACGAGATGAACGTGAACATTCCCCAACTGGCTGACTCGCTGTTTGAGAGGACCACCAACACCAGCTGGGTGGTTGTGTTTAAGTCTCTCATCACTACACACCACCTCATGGTCTATGGCAATGAG CGTTTTGTCCAGTATTTGGCTTCAAGGAACACACTTTTCAACCTCAGTAACTTTTTGGACAAAAGTGGGTTGCAAG GCTATGACATGTCTACGTTCATCCGGAGGTATAGTCGATACCTGAACGAGAAGGCCGTTTCATACAGACAGGTTGCCTTTGACTTCACAAAAGTTAAACGCGG AGTGGACGGCGTAATGAGGACCATGAATACAGAGAAGCTGCTCAAGACTATCCCCATTATTCAGAACCAGATGGACGCCCTTCTCGATTTCAAT GTCAATGCCAACGAGCTGACTAATGGAGTCATCAATGCAGCCTTCATGCTGCTCTTCAAAGACTCCATTCGGCTCTTTGCTGCTTATAATGAAGGCATTATCAACCTGCTCG AGAAATATTTTGACATGAAGAAGACTCAGTGTAAAGAAGGTCTGGACATCTACAAGAAGTTTCTCACTCGAATGACCCGGATATCAGAATTCCTCAAAGTAGCAGAG CAGGTGGGAATCGATCGAGGAGACATTCCAGACCTTTCACAG GCTCCTAGTAGCCTTCTCGAAGCTCTAGAGCAACACTTGGCCTCTTTAGAGGGCAAGAAGGTCAAAGACTCCACTGCAGCCAGCAG GGCCAGCACTCTGTCCAATGCTGTGTCATCACTGGCCAGCACAGGGATGTCTTTCACTAAAGTCGATGAGCGGGAGAAGCAGGCAGCTCTCGAAGAGGAACAGGCTCGACTCAAAGCTCTCAAG GAACAAAGGCTTAAAGAGCTCTCCAAGAGGCCTTCATTTGCCACCACTGATACATCACCGATCTCCACCACTGGGGGCACTATCAGCACAGCACCAGCCATTGATCTCTTCTCTACACCCAGCTGCTCCAATGG TGCAGTGAAGATGGAGAGCGACCTTTTTGACCTGCAGTCTACTTTTCAGCCCTCCATGCAATCAGGCACCACAGGGCTTCCAGCGGCAACAGCATGGGCAG ATCCTTTCACGTCTACTGAAGCTGGAGATGATTCCATGCCAAACCTTAACCCTTTCCTCTCAAAACTCGTTGTCGATGCCACTCACTTACCTGTCGTGTCTTCAGACGGTGTTAGCTTTTCCTCTAGGACATCTGGTCATGAAATGTTTGGTG ATCATTACAATCCCTTTATTGACACAAACTCATCCGTTTCAACCAATTACAAACGCACAGTGCGGATAGAACACTCCATCTCAG ACTCCTTCTGTGGTCCAGTGTCCATTGCCCAGCACCTCCCACATCAGGCTCCTTTCCCCACTGAGCCCTCTTCTGTAGCAGGTCTATTCAGAG GATACTCAACGCCACAGGCCCCTCCACAGCCATCGGCGGGGGGACTCCAAGTGGACTTTGAGTCCGTTTTTGGAGCCAAAGCAACAGGCAGCAGTAGCCTCAATTCTGATG ATATTACCGGAGGCATCCTGAAGCCAACTCTTGCCGGCTCCAACCAGCCATCCAATCAGCAGCCAGAGAAGCTAGTGTCAGATGACCTTGACTCCTCCCTGGCCAACCTTGTGGGCA ACCTTGGCATTGGAAACGGTACGATGAAAAA TGACATCCACTGGAGCCAGCCAGGGGAGAAGAGGATGACCGGCGGCACCAACTGGCAGCCCAAGGCGGCGCCCACTACGACCTGGAACCCTGTCTCCATG CCTCCGTCTGTCATGGCCTTCCCTGCCACCACACCCACAGGCATGATGGGATATGGCATG CCTCCGCAAATGGGCTCTATGGGGATGATGAATCCACCCACCATGATGTACAGCCAGCCGGTCATGAGGCCACCCAACCCATTTAGTTCTGTGTCTAGTGCTCAG CCCTCTGCAGCCTCTAGTCCTTCCAGCCAGAGTCCTCTCCGAGCCCCTGGACAGGACCCGTTTGCACACCTCTCTCTCAAGGATTTCTTGTAG
- the picalmb gene encoding phosphatidylinositol binding clathrin assembly protein b isoform X4 produces the protein MSGQSITDRITAAQHSVTGSAVSKTVCKATTHEIMGPKKKHLDYLIHCTNEMNVNIPQLADSLFERTTNTSWVVVFKSLITTHHLMVYGNERFVQYLASRNTLFNLSNFLDKSGLQGYDMSTFIRRYSRYLNEKAVSYRQVAFDFTKVKRGVDGVMRTMNTEKLLKTIPIIQNQMDALLDFNVNANELTNGVINAAFMLLFKDSIRLFAAYNEGIINLLEKYFDMKKTQCKEGLDIYKKFLTRMTRISEFLKVAEQVGIDRGDIPDLSQFTVCAPSSLLEALEQHLASLEGKKVKDSTAASRASTLSNAVSSLASTGMSFTKVDEREKQAALEEEQARLKALKEQRLKELSKRPSFATTDTSPISTTGGTISTAPAIDLFSTPSCSNGAVKMESDLFDLQSTFQPSMQSGTTGLPAATAWADPFTSTEAGDDSMPNLNPFLSKLVVDATHLPVVSSDGVSFSSRTSGHEMFGDSFCGPVSIAQHLPHQAPFPTEPSSVAGLFRGYSTPQAPPQPSAGGLQVDFESVFGAKATGSSSLNSDDITGGILKPTLAGSNQPSNQQPEKLVSDDLDSSLANLVGNLGIGNGTMKNDIHWSQPGEKRMTGGTNWQPKAAPTTTWNPVSMPPSVMAFPATTPTGMMGYGMPPQMGSMGMMNPPTMMYSQPVMRPPNPFSSVSSAQPSAASSPSSQSPLRAPGQDPFAHLSLKDFL, from the exons ATTTGATCCACTGCACCAACGAGATGAACGTGAACATTCCCCAACTGGCTGACTCGCTGTTTGAGAGGACCACCAACACCAGCTGGGTGGTTGTGTTTAAGTCTCTCATCACTACACACCACCTCATGGTCTATGGCAATGAG CGTTTTGTCCAGTATTTGGCTTCAAGGAACACACTTTTCAACCTCAGTAACTTTTTGGACAAAAGTGGGTTGCAAG GCTATGACATGTCTACGTTCATCCGGAGGTATAGTCGATACCTGAACGAGAAGGCCGTTTCATACAGACAGGTTGCCTTTGACTTCACAAAAGTTAAACGCGG AGTGGACGGCGTAATGAGGACCATGAATACAGAGAAGCTGCTCAAGACTATCCCCATTATTCAGAACCAGATGGACGCCCTTCTCGATTTCAAT GTCAATGCCAACGAGCTGACTAATGGAGTCATCAATGCAGCCTTCATGCTGCTCTTCAAAGACTCCATTCGGCTCTTTGCTGCTTATAATGAAGGCATTATCAACCTGCTCG AGAAATATTTTGACATGAAGAAGACTCAGTGTAAAGAAGGTCTGGACATCTACAAGAAGTTTCTCACTCGAATGACCCGGATATCAGAATTCCTCAAAGTAGCAGAG CAGGTGGGAATCGATCGAGGAGACATTCCAGACCTTTCACAG TTCACAGTTTGT GCTCCTAGTAGCCTTCTCGAAGCTCTAGAGCAACACTTGGCCTCTTTAGAGGGCAAGAAGGTCAAAGACTCCACTGCAGCCAGCAG GGCCAGCACTCTGTCCAATGCTGTGTCATCACTGGCCAGCACAGGGATGTCTTTCACTAAAGTCGATGAGCGGGAGAAGCAGGCAGCTCTCGAAGAGGAACAGGCTCGACTCAAAGCTCTCAAG GAACAAAGGCTTAAAGAGCTCTCCAAGAGGCCTTCATTTGCCACCACTGATACATCACCGATCTCCACCACTGGGGGCACTATCAGCACAGCACCAGCCATTGATCTCTTCTCTACACCCAGCTGCTCCAATGG TGCAGTGAAGATGGAGAGCGACCTTTTTGACCTGCAGTCTACTTTTCAGCCCTCCATGCAATCAGGCACCACAGGGCTTCCAGCGGCAACAGCATGGGCAG ATCCTTTCACGTCTACTGAAGCTGGAGATGATTCCATGCCAAACCTTAACCCTTTCCTCTCAAAACTCGTTGTCGATGCCACTCACTTACCTGTCGTGTCTTCAGACGGTGTTAGCTTTTCCTCTAGGACATCTGGTCATGAAATGTTTGGTG ACTCCTTCTGTGGTCCAGTGTCCATTGCCCAGCACCTCCCACATCAGGCTCCTTTCCCCACTGAGCCCTCTTCTGTAGCAGGTCTATTCAGAG GATACTCAACGCCACAGGCCCCTCCACAGCCATCGGCGGGGGGACTCCAAGTGGACTTTGAGTCCGTTTTTGGAGCCAAAGCAACAGGCAGCAGTAGCCTCAATTCTGATG ATATTACCGGAGGCATCCTGAAGCCAACTCTTGCCGGCTCCAACCAGCCATCCAATCAGCAGCCAGAGAAGCTAGTGTCAGATGACCTTGACTCCTCCCTGGCCAACCTTGTGGGCA ACCTTGGCATTGGAAACGGTACGATGAAAAA TGACATCCACTGGAGCCAGCCAGGGGAGAAGAGGATGACCGGCGGCACCAACTGGCAGCCCAAGGCGGCGCCCACTACGACCTGGAACCCTGTCTCCATG CCTCCGTCTGTCATGGCCTTCCCTGCCACCACACCCACAGGCATGATGGGATATGGCATG CCTCCGCAAATGGGCTCTATGGGGATGATGAATCCACCCACCATGATGTACAGCCAGCCGGTCATGAGGCCACCCAACCCATTTAGTTCTGTGTCTAGTGCTCAG CCCTCTGCAGCCTCTAGTCCTTCCAGCCAGAGTCCTCTCCGAGCCCCTGGACAGGACCCGTTTGCACACCTCTCTCTCAAGGATTTCTTGTAG
- the picalmb gene encoding phosphatidylinositol binding clathrin assembly protein b isoform X8 has protein sequence MSGQSITDRITAAQHSVTGSAVSKTVCKATTHEIMGPKKKHLDYLIHCTNEMNVNIPQLADSLFERTTNTSWVVVFKSLITTHHLMVYGNERFVQYLASRNTLFNLSNFLDKSGLQGYDMSTFIRRYSRYLNEKAVSYRQVAFDFTKVKRGVDGVMRTMNTEKLLKTIPIIQNQMDALLDFNVNANELTNGVINAAFMLLFKDSIRLFAAYNEGIINLLEKYFDMKKTQCKEGLDIYKKFLTRMTRISEFLKVAEQVGIDRGDIPDLSQAPSSLLEALEQHLASLEGKKVKDSTAASRASTLSNAVSSLASTGMSFTKVDEREKQAALEEEQARLKALKEQRLKELSKRPSFATTDTSPISTTGGTISTAPAIDLFSTPSCSNGAVKMESDLFDLQSTFQPSMQSGTTGLPAATAWAGYSTPQAPPQPSAGGLQVDFESVFGAKATGSSSLNSDDITGGILKPTLAGSNQPSNQQPEKLVSDDLDSSLANLVGNLGIGNGTMKNDIHWSQPGEKRMTGGTNWQPKAAPTTTWNPVSMPPSVMAFPATTPTGMMGYGMPPQMGSMGMMNPPTMMYSQPVMRPPNPFSSVSSAQPSAASSPSSQSPLRAPGQDPFAHLSLKDFL, from the exons ATTTGATCCACTGCACCAACGAGATGAACGTGAACATTCCCCAACTGGCTGACTCGCTGTTTGAGAGGACCACCAACACCAGCTGGGTGGTTGTGTTTAAGTCTCTCATCACTACACACCACCTCATGGTCTATGGCAATGAG CGTTTTGTCCAGTATTTGGCTTCAAGGAACACACTTTTCAACCTCAGTAACTTTTTGGACAAAAGTGGGTTGCAAG GCTATGACATGTCTACGTTCATCCGGAGGTATAGTCGATACCTGAACGAGAAGGCCGTTTCATACAGACAGGTTGCCTTTGACTTCACAAAAGTTAAACGCGG AGTGGACGGCGTAATGAGGACCATGAATACAGAGAAGCTGCTCAAGACTATCCCCATTATTCAGAACCAGATGGACGCCCTTCTCGATTTCAAT GTCAATGCCAACGAGCTGACTAATGGAGTCATCAATGCAGCCTTCATGCTGCTCTTCAAAGACTCCATTCGGCTCTTTGCTGCTTATAATGAAGGCATTATCAACCTGCTCG AGAAATATTTTGACATGAAGAAGACTCAGTGTAAAGAAGGTCTGGACATCTACAAGAAGTTTCTCACTCGAATGACCCGGATATCAGAATTCCTCAAAGTAGCAGAG CAGGTGGGAATCGATCGAGGAGACATTCCAGACCTTTCACAG GCTCCTAGTAGCCTTCTCGAAGCTCTAGAGCAACACTTGGCCTCTTTAGAGGGCAAGAAGGTCAAAGACTCCACTGCAGCCAGCAG GGCCAGCACTCTGTCCAATGCTGTGTCATCACTGGCCAGCACAGGGATGTCTTTCACTAAAGTCGATGAGCGGGAGAAGCAGGCAGCTCTCGAAGAGGAACAGGCTCGACTCAAAGCTCTCAAG GAACAAAGGCTTAAAGAGCTCTCCAAGAGGCCTTCATTTGCCACCACTGATACATCACCGATCTCCACCACTGGGGGCACTATCAGCACAGCACCAGCCATTGATCTCTTCTCTACACCCAGCTGCTCCAATGG TGCAGTGAAGATGGAGAGCGACCTTTTTGACCTGCAGTCTACTTTTCAGCCCTCCATGCAATCAGGCACCACAGGGCTTCCAGCGGCAACAGCATGGGCAG GATACTCAACGCCACAGGCCCCTCCACAGCCATCGGCGGGGGGACTCCAAGTGGACTTTGAGTCCGTTTTTGGAGCCAAAGCAACAGGCAGCAGTAGCCTCAATTCTGATG ATATTACCGGAGGCATCCTGAAGCCAACTCTTGCCGGCTCCAACCAGCCATCCAATCAGCAGCCAGAGAAGCTAGTGTCAGATGACCTTGACTCCTCCCTGGCCAACCTTGTGGGCA ACCTTGGCATTGGAAACGGTACGATGAAAAA TGACATCCACTGGAGCCAGCCAGGGGAGAAGAGGATGACCGGCGGCACCAACTGGCAGCCCAAGGCGGCGCCCACTACGACCTGGAACCCTGTCTCCATG CCTCCGTCTGTCATGGCCTTCCCTGCCACCACACCCACAGGCATGATGGGATATGGCATG CCTCCGCAAATGGGCTCTATGGGGATGATGAATCCACCCACCATGATGTACAGCCAGCCGGTCATGAGGCCACCCAACCCATTTAGTTCTGTGTCTAGTGCTCAG CCCTCTGCAGCCTCTAGTCCTTCCAGCCAGAGTCCTCTCCGAGCCCCTGGACAGGACCCGTTTGCACACCTCTCTCTCAAGGATTTCTTGTAG
- the picalmb gene encoding phosphatidylinositol binding clathrin assembly protein b isoform X1 has product MSGQSITDRITAAQHSVTGSAVSKTVCKATTHEIMGPKKKHLDYLIHCTNEMNVNIPQLADSLFERTTNTSWVVVFKSLITTHHLMVYGNERFVQYLASRNTLFNLSNFLDKSGLQGYDMSTFIRRYSRYLNEKAVSYRQVAFDFTKVKRGVDGVMRTMNTEKLLKTIPIIQNQMDALLDFNVNANELTNGVINAAFMLLFKDSIRLFAAYNEGIINLLEKYFDMKKTQCKEGLDIYKKFLTRMTRISEFLKVAEQVGIDRGDIPDLSQFTVCAPSSLLEALEQHLASLEGKKVKDSTAASRASTLSNAVSSLASTGMSFTKVDEREKQAALEEEQARLKALKEQRLKELSKRPSFATTDTSPISTTGGTISTAPAIDLFSTPSCSNGAVKMESDLFDLQSTFQPSMQSGTTGLPAATAWADPFTSTEAGDDSMPNLNPFLSKLVVDATHLPVVSSDGVSFSSRTSGHEMFGDHYNPFIDTNSSVSTNYKRTVRIEHSISDSFCGPVSIAQHLPHQAPFPTEPSSVAGLFRGYSTPQAPPQPSAGGLQVDFESVFGAKATGSSSLNSDDITGGILKPTLAGSNQPSNQQPEKLVSDDLDSSLANLVGNLGIGNGTMKNDIHWSQPGEKRMTGGTNWQPKAAPTTTWNPVSMPPSVMAFPATTPTGMMGYGMPPQMGSMGMMNPPTMMYSQPVMRPPNPFSSVSSAQPSAASSPSSQSPLRAPGQDPFAHLSLKDFL; this is encoded by the exons ATTTGATCCACTGCACCAACGAGATGAACGTGAACATTCCCCAACTGGCTGACTCGCTGTTTGAGAGGACCACCAACACCAGCTGGGTGGTTGTGTTTAAGTCTCTCATCACTACACACCACCTCATGGTCTATGGCAATGAG CGTTTTGTCCAGTATTTGGCTTCAAGGAACACACTTTTCAACCTCAGTAACTTTTTGGACAAAAGTGGGTTGCAAG GCTATGACATGTCTACGTTCATCCGGAGGTATAGTCGATACCTGAACGAGAAGGCCGTTTCATACAGACAGGTTGCCTTTGACTTCACAAAAGTTAAACGCGG AGTGGACGGCGTAATGAGGACCATGAATACAGAGAAGCTGCTCAAGACTATCCCCATTATTCAGAACCAGATGGACGCCCTTCTCGATTTCAAT GTCAATGCCAACGAGCTGACTAATGGAGTCATCAATGCAGCCTTCATGCTGCTCTTCAAAGACTCCATTCGGCTCTTTGCTGCTTATAATGAAGGCATTATCAACCTGCTCG AGAAATATTTTGACATGAAGAAGACTCAGTGTAAAGAAGGTCTGGACATCTACAAGAAGTTTCTCACTCGAATGACCCGGATATCAGAATTCCTCAAAGTAGCAGAG CAGGTGGGAATCGATCGAGGAGACATTCCAGACCTTTCACAG TTCACAGTTTGT GCTCCTAGTAGCCTTCTCGAAGCTCTAGAGCAACACTTGGCCTCTTTAGAGGGCAAGAAGGTCAAAGACTCCACTGCAGCCAGCAG GGCCAGCACTCTGTCCAATGCTGTGTCATCACTGGCCAGCACAGGGATGTCTTTCACTAAAGTCGATGAGCGGGAGAAGCAGGCAGCTCTCGAAGAGGAACAGGCTCGACTCAAAGCTCTCAAG GAACAAAGGCTTAAAGAGCTCTCCAAGAGGCCTTCATTTGCCACCACTGATACATCACCGATCTCCACCACTGGGGGCACTATCAGCACAGCACCAGCCATTGATCTCTTCTCTACACCCAGCTGCTCCAATGG TGCAGTGAAGATGGAGAGCGACCTTTTTGACCTGCAGTCTACTTTTCAGCCCTCCATGCAATCAGGCACCACAGGGCTTCCAGCGGCAACAGCATGGGCAG ATCCTTTCACGTCTACTGAAGCTGGAGATGATTCCATGCCAAACCTTAACCCTTTCCTCTCAAAACTCGTTGTCGATGCCACTCACTTACCTGTCGTGTCTTCAGACGGTGTTAGCTTTTCCTCTAGGACATCTGGTCATGAAATGTTTGGTG ATCATTACAATCCCTTTATTGACACAAACTCATCCGTTTCAACCAATTACAAACGCACAGTGCGGATAGAACACTCCATCTCAG ACTCCTTCTGTGGTCCAGTGTCCATTGCCCAGCACCTCCCACATCAGGCTCCTTTCCCCACTGAGCCCTCTTCTGTAGCAGGTCTATTCAGAG GATACTCAACGCCACAGGCCCCTCCACAGCCATCGGCGGGGGGACTCCAAGTGGACTTTGAGTCCGTTTTTGGAGCCAAAGCAACAGGCAGCAGTAGCCTCAATTCTGATG ATATTACCGGAGGCATCCTGAAGCCAACTCTTGCCGGCTCCAACCAGCCATCCAATCAGCAGCCAGAGAAGCTAGTGTCAGATGACCTTGACTCCTCCCTGGCCAACCTTGTGGGCA ACCTTGGCATTGGAAACGGTACGATGAAAAA TGACATCCACTGGAGCCAGCCAGGGGAGAAGAGGATGACCGGCGGCACCAACTGGCAGCCCAAGGCGGCGCCCACTACGACCTGGAACCCTGTCTCCATG CCTCCGTCTGTCATGGCCTTCCCTGCCACCACACCCACAGGCATGATGGGATATGGCATG CCTCCGCAAATGGGCTCTATGGGGATGATGAATCCACCCACCATGATGTACAGCCAGCCGGTCATGAGGCCACCCAACCCATTTAGTTCTGTGTCTAGTGCTCAG CCCTCTGCAGCCTCTAGTCCTTCCAGCCAGAGTCCTCTCCGAGCCCCTGGACAGGACCCGTTTGCACACCTCTCTCTCAAGGATTTCTTGTAG